GTTCCTTACTAAGGAAGGATTGGCCAGTGTCTCAAATACGGTAAGAGAATAATGGTAAAATACCACTGTACTAGGGTTGGGGCAGACTTTTAACTGCACACTTATATCTATTTAATAAactttatatgctgcttaatccAAAAGAAACCTATTAGAATCACAGAGTATGaattgaataatagaatcacagaattgtagagatggaagggagcccaagggtcatctagtccaaccccctgcaatgcaggacctgCGGACTGAACAATCCACTAGATTCCTGGGTGGTCACAGCAGCACACATCTGAACATGCTGCACCCCACTTCCCCTTTTTGCCCTTTCCCTGGGAGGCTGCTGGTCTTGCCCACACAGGATGTGGGGGAAGCCAGGGGGAGGGCCGCCAGAGCCTCAGGGTGTGACTCTGAGCTGCACTCCTGACCCAGGCACTGAAAGCAGTGAGTACCGGGCTGGGAGGGGGAACTGGGGCTGGGGAGGTGGGCATGAGCAAAGGCCTTTGGAACAggcagtttgggaggggggggtggtAAAATAGGGAAAGCGCTTGGGGGAGGCCAACGCAGAGCAAAAGGAGGCGTTGGGGAGCGGAGGCTCTCTGAACTGCTAAAGGAATCATTGGAAACCCCAGCAATGAAGCAAGGGTTTTCAGCTTCCTCTTGAGcaatgggtgggtggagggaagaaagaggggcCTTTCTAGCAAAGTCAAGGCTTAGGAAAGCAGCAGAGTAGGACCTCTCTGGGACGGGGCAGTGTTTGTGATGGTCCATGGGTGGGGGTTCAGGTGGATTCTGTTGGGGTTAGGGGTGTGGCTTGGAGCCAACTTGTGTGACTCCAACCCAGGGCTCTGGCCGCCCACATGTACTTCTCACATTTAGttgcattttgaggataaaatgggggtaaCTTTGGTTATTAGGTGGGGTAAAAATCTTTCCGCCATAAGTAAAAGGCTCCACGTTGTAGGGTGGGGATGAATGTAAACTCCAGATTGGAGACGTCTGAGGATTACAGACCTAGATAGGACAGGTGATTACATGGTCAGTTTGTTCCAATGATGGAGGCAAGGTGGCTGCTCTCTCTGTCGCAGTGCAGTATCCGCCGAAGGGAGGGTCTTCGCAATGCCTGCGTCCCTTGAGCATTTGTTCATTTTGAAAACGTCTAAACTGCACCTTCATCTTTTTAAAGTCTCCACATGGACTCCAGTGTGGTTCAAATAAAAGTCAAACATCAATGCAGtattaaaacaaacatttaaaaagaagataaatacagtattttaaaaaatctgagaaATGTTCTGGTGCCACATGGTATGTCACCTGCCTTAGGTCAGGAGGGCACAGGAGGCCGTGATCTGGGACTAGGAAAGGCAGGTTTCAGGCTTGTAGGATCTGGTGTAAAAACCATGCCCTTAGAATCAAAGCATTCTGATTCCAGGAATTactgtaggttttttaaaatgtatttttttattaaagatttcctggtttacaaaagtatgtgcaatgtctcttttttcaagttacattttctacagatcagtttcatttgttgagacattagtgttacattaggaagaaaagggggaaagaggtggagggcggaatggtgagtgggggtggggtcgggggggggcgatgtttctattttgcttaatgcatgtgtggggttttgtgtcagcatcgcttgtgcaggttctctttgctatttgcttgtgttcttttggtgttGAGAGGTTGGGGGTTGGCTTAGGCCCTAGGGTTTGACTGTTCAATTGTGATTGGGTGAGTTTCAGAGAGAgttatttccttttcattgatAAGAATTTAAAgcagggtttagaccacattctggtccactgagtggggttaatctcatagcctatgtcgtccccccattgttttttgattatGTCTAGGGGGCTCGTGGGATTtgggagtagtattttgtatattgcagataccatccctttgccgtgtccctttgttgttaggaggaggttttcataTGTTGTCAAGAGccagttgctgctgattttactatgATTGTTTAAGAAGTGGTGTGttaaccagggcatttgggtgtcttctagtttgtcttgtatttcttgcGTTGATAagggtttgttatttttatagaagtctgttaggtGATACagacctttggtttgccaggtttttatctggaggttttgtgctgtgtGATGGAATAGTGGGTCGTGTGCCAGGGGTggtatggtttttttgttttgtttttttattaaaaaaaaccttcccttcccagagctacaatttacagagtggtttaaaattcaatccctcttcacaaggaTCTctaaaaattgtagctctgggaggagaaggggacagcTCCTAATAAGTCTCCGCTCCCTTAACAACCtagagctcccaggattctttgggggaagccatgatggtttgaTACTGCCTTAGTAGTaccaaagtggtatgatactgctttaaatgtatcatgtGATTGGGGcctttgttgttgctattgttaaccAGTTGGGAGAGGCCTCAAATCTTCTTGATCATTCAAATATCTATCAGTAGATCTGCCTTCTTCTTGCCCCTTGTCTAggggattggaaaatgtttatttttgaagTTAAGTTATCCAGAGCTCTTTATTGGGTTCACCATAAAAATCCCATGCTATGGAGGCTTCCTCTCACTTGTTTTGCATTCCACAATGAGGAGAAACTGCCTCCTCTTAATATCTGAAAAAATGAGCACCCCTGTTTTCTTCTGACAGATGTTAGATGATACTCACCTGCCTCCCCATCATCCCGTTGGGGAAAAGACCCCAATTTACTGCAACCTGGAGGAGATGAAGCAACCAGCCACAATGCCCCCCAGCCCTCGCAGCCCCCCACTGCAGGTGCTGGACACCTGGGAGCAGCACATCGATTCTGGCTCCCTGCGCAGTTACTATTACAAGCCAGTGACGGGCGAGAAGTCATGGAAACCCCCGCGAAGGAGCCAGGAGatggtgaggctgctgctggttCTTACCAGTGTGTGCAACTGCTAGTGCAGAATCTCACCTCCATCACTTCAAGCATTTCTCAAGGGGGGTGGGCTGGCAAGCAGTGCTTAGGTGATAAGCTCACATTGTTGCCTCCCATCCTGGCCCTTTCAATTTCACAACAACGCTGTGAGGTGGGTAAGGCAAAGAAATAGATTGCTTCTGGACAACCTGCTTATTTACCATTCATCCGGatctgtttgcacaaagtttgtagGGGGTTTGGACAGCACCAactatttattgaatatttgtttGCTGGAAGGATAGACAGTGTTGTGTCAAGCAATTGTGATCTCACACTTTCCAGCGTGTatttccccattactttccttattgcaaaaagtccagaGCACCAAACCAATTTGCATTGCACAGCCTGAATAtgctggtatgtgactgaatcccacccaaaaatggcaacagtctggaagcagcctTAGGCTACCCAGCGATATCCATGACTGCATCAAGATTTGAACCCGGATCTCCCAGGTCCCAGCTGAGAACTATTAAGCACTATACCACACAGGGCCCCCTGGTCCATTATTGGGGGCGGCGGCTCACCTGTTGGGGAACCCTACAAACAGGTACCTGctgccacctccctccccccacaggcTGCCTCCCTCTGAAGCCCCTTGCTTCCTGGCACCCTCTCCCTGGGCCGCTGCTGGAGGAATTCTGCAGTAATTACTTCTAACGAACTAGGAGTCCTGGCCAAGGGGAAGGAGCCAGCCTGCCAGTGCCAGCTAATCTCCCAAGCTGGCTCTTCCATCTCCCCACGCCCCGCTGCCCCGTGCATCCCTCCTCCACCAGGAGAGCTTGTGCCTGTAGGTCTTGTTAGGATCATCAGCGGCAGAGGGTCAGGGCAGGAcagatggggggtgggtgggtcaggagGGTGGAGGGCTGTTGCTTATGTGAGAGAGGAGGTTTGAAAGAAATAGCAGGGGGCCCCTGGGGATTAAGTCTCTGGAATTGCTgagcctggggtggggagggggaagggcaaCCTCTTTTAATTGGAAGCTGTCCGGTTCTCTAGATAGAAGCTTCtcttcctgacacacacacacacacacacaccacactttaTCCTCCCCCCCTTCTGTGTTTCTGCATTTTTTGCAGCGCTTGAGAGAGGCAGAGGGACACAGCCCCTCAGCTCCTGTAGACCCTCCTCTGGGTGAAACACTGGACAAAGACCCAGACGGAGCAAAGAGGGGGGAGCTGGAGGCTGGGAATCAGGGTCTCAGGACCAGGGACAAGAAGCTGAGCTACACCAAGTCCATGGTGCTGCCAGAGACACACGTGCCCAAGGtaagtcaccggggggggggggggctggggagcaACTGTGTGCCCAAAAGTGGAGGAATTAGGTACATGTGGTAATGAATGGAGGCTGTGTGCACACCAGACATTTAGAGCAAATCCCTCCCActgcaagaatcctgggaactgcagtataCCTAtcacagactacaattcccaggattccttggggagcATCGGTCAGTACGCAGCCTTGCGTTACTCTGTGTCTGTCTGGAACTGCAGGTGTGAGAACAGGAGGGGCAGGGCAATGGTGTAGAATGTGTTTGGACCAGGGCTTGCCCAAGACATTTGGCTGCGTGAGGCAGAGTGGCAAATGGCATGGCCTCCCCTCCAACCCATGTCAAGTAAAGGTGCAAAAGTAACCAACGTCAGCCacattattttggcacctgaagcagaaaTTCCTTTCCCCGTTCCCTGGCagagaaaaagacaataaaagATAGGGTGCTATCCAAACTTTGTGAGTGGACCCACCAAAATTAGTGGACTTGAGGTCACTGATTTtagttggtctactctgagaaggactaacattggatatcacccataacAAATGAAATAAGCAGCTGTTTGCCACCCCTTCGTTTCATCCAGAACCAGCTGTTGAGGGCAGTCATTTCCctttgcctaatggcagggctggccctggacTTGATACACCAAAGAGGCTGGGAGACTCACTTCTTCTGTGTCTCTCTCCTTCCAGGGAAGTCATCGCCGGAACCTTTCACAACACAGTTGTGAGGCCTGGCTAGAGGAATACCCTGCACCGTCGGGATCTGCCAATGGTTCCCCCACAGACAGCCCTGACCTGCTGCATGtaagtgtggtgtggtggttagagtgtgtgaagctcactgggtgaccatggggcCGGCtggcctcacaggattgttgtgaggataaaagggagGGGACCATCTataaaccaccttgagctccctggaggaaaagctAGATATAAATATCATTGAGCAAAGAAACCTCCCCGCCTCCCCACTGGAAAGGATCTGGAGCAGTGAGCACCCCGAGTTTAGGACAGCCATGTCAGGCAGGCGTCTTTCTcagttttggggtggggtaggatgCTCTTATAAGAAGAGAGCCCtgtgggatcaggccaatggcaccaATAGTCCTAGACTATATACCTgtgaaccagatgcctgtggaaaacttgCAGGCAAGATCTGATTGAAGTCAAAAGTGCAGCCCAGGCAATGGACTACccaataataataggaataatagAAGGCGAGCACAGTTTGCTACCGGCGGTGTGGCTTGGAGGGTGAATGAAGCAAAGGGGCGACAGGGAGTGGAATCCAGCCTTTGGAAAAACAAAGTTTTGCAGGGTGGGCTAGGGAGACCCAgtgcggtaaaggtaaagggacccctgaccattaggtccagtcatgactgactctggggttgcggcactcatctcgtgttattggccgaaggagccggcgtacagcttctgcgtcatgtggccagcatgacaaagctgcttctggcgaaccagagcagcgcacagaaacaccgtttaccttcccgcttggagcggtacctatttatctacttgcagcttttgaactgctaggttgggattAGGTTTACCTAATCCTCCTACCGGTAGGTTTAGGATTAGGTACCCAGTGCAGTACCTAATCCTAAACACCAACAATAAGATCATATATAAAACCAGCTCCAAGGCTTGATGGAAAAGGAATGTCTTCAGTAGTCATCTGAGAAGGCAatagaacagggtccccaaactacggcccgggggccggatgcagcccaattggcctgccaatccggcccacgacgacccccgccgctcgccgcccgctcttacagcatataaaagcagcgctcttccgggtcggggaaaaagcgccaaaaatcctttgtgcgcatgcgtatgggcctctcccgacccggaagaggtcatttctggtgcacttccgggtcgggggaggcccatacgcatgtgcacaacggattttcagcgctttttccaccctggaagcgcgccaccgcgccaccgCGCGCCAGCAtccgcacgggcgcgcactcccccgcccgccggcccgcacaggcgcgcgctcccccgtcctccggcccgccgcgcgatcggcgcagttggaaccggcccaaacgccggtaagtctggggacccctgcaatagAACAAGCGCCTGTCTGATATGATGGAGAGATGCAGGTTAAGCTCTGTTGAGAAACAGAGGCTATTGGGGAGTATCCTGCAGCTCAGAAAAGGTCAGAGGGTTTGCCCATGGTGCttgctgatgctgatgcttcTTCGCTGCAGATGGTGGAGAAAACCGGACAGCTGAACAAAACCAAGATTGCAGAAGGAGGCCGAAAACTCAGGTACCTCGCTGGAATCCCCCTGCAGTGGGAAGATGCTTGAGGAGGGGTGCTTCCCCCTATTCCTTTTGGTGGAAACTGGGCAGCCCTTGGTCCTCTAGTCTTCATGCTAACCTGGCTGGTTGCTCACTTCCAGCTGGATAGCAGTTCACAGCTGAAGGGGTTTTGACAAGCAATGTCCTGGCTGTGAAGGGACAAAAGGGCTGTCAGTGGATAATTGGGCCTTTTTTCAGCTTACTGTCACAGATCAGGAGGGGGCCCAGCCAACCTAGGAGGAAATAAAGCAGATTTGAGCCTGGGTTCTCTCCATCAGGGGAGAAGTTTGGTGGGGCAGAGGAAGCAAGCTTGTGTGAAATGGGACACATATTAATCAAAGAGGTTGGAGTATCTAAATAAGCCTTGTGGGCAATACGATGGATATACTACCATGCCAATGACTGTGGAAGGCCCCAGGGTCTTCAAAAAGTGGGCAGCAATGAGACCAGTTGGTCTTAAGGCAGGGCTGTGGTGATACTTGTGGCCTCCAGAGTTGCGAGGCTCCAGTGCTCATGCATCACCAGCcacgctggctggagctgatgtgagatggaatccagcaacatctgaacatAGTTCTTCAGCTATGACCTAGGAGgaattctttctccttccctcagGCTCAAACTGGGATATTGAGTTAGTTCCAGAGAACAGGAAATAGGTAAAGAAAGTCTCACCTGATTCCTTGTTGACATCCATTTGTCTTGAGAGATAATGGAGTCCGccccaggggtgaagtcaaacagctgcattagcagcactgaagggaCATCCTTGGGGTGCGAGCCTGGACAGTGTGTGCGGAGGTTTTGGGCTGCCCAGagatgacaagacctccctctcagaCTCActcatgtggtccaaaggaaagcagagcactccctttggcaccaacttggctgcaggaattgctgaaaggaggcatacaaggtgccatccaaccaccttagggactcctctcaggatttgtgtagggtttattccttagccttatCTTCCCGCAAGGCAGGGGAGGGTTAGGATTAGAGTTTTCTGTCTCCTAGAGAAGCTGCcttcagggaggggaggggaggggagggcagcctGAAGACATAAAGTAGGTTCTGGGTGTGATGGCATCAGAGCAAGATACAATGAAGTCTTCCATATGAAGTCTGAAAATGCAAGAAAGCCACTGGCTGCTTTCAATGTAAGGTTGAGGTGGGTTCATTTATATAACTGCAGTGCTTAGTCCAGCCAATTAATGCAATCAATGTAACATGCCTGAATGTGGGGGCATTTGTTTTCCTGCTTTTGTGTGTGCGCTCAGAATATGCATGCTGTCAGATTCATCCCCATAGACTCTCACCCTGCTTctcgcacccccaccccccgcagaaAGTGTTGGGCATCTTCGTGGCTGGTGTTGGCTGGGAACAGCCTCATGTTCTACAAGGACCCCAAGATGGCAGCTGCATGGGTGAGTGGGGCAAGCAGGGCACAATGTGGAAGgtgaaggaggaaggaagaactGGTTGTGCTTGACAGCAGAGGCCTCCTGTGTCCTTCTCCCAGCTAActccttctcctctcttcctgcAGACTCCAGCCAGTAGCCGGCCTGAAAGCAGTGTGGATTTGCGTGGTGCCCGCATTGATTGGGCCAGGGACTTGTCCAGTAAGCGGAACGTCATCCATGTAAGCGTGTGAACGCTCAGGAAATGAGCCTTGACCTGTGGGATACCTGGGGTCAGATGTCACATTGCCAAGAACTGAGCCCTTTTTGCCCCCACTGTGGCTTTGTTTGCTCCTCTCACTTAAGAACACAGAGTTGACCTTTAATGGTCCTGTGTTGGCCTGCAATAGAGAAGCAGCTCAAGAAGGGCTACTGCAGGTGCCCTGCATGGAGAAGAGAGAGGATAATTTCCAGACCATGGATTGTCTCTGCTGGGAAGTGGATGGTGAGAATCTGCTCAAAAGCACATtctcaaggaaaataaaaaaattccttcagtagcaccttaaagaccaactaagtttatattttggtatgagctttcgtgtgcatgcacacttcttcagaaggtatgagtgtgtatctgaagaagtgtgcatgcacacgaaagctcataccaaaataaaaacttagttggtctttaaggtgctactgaaggattttttttattttgcttcgactcagaccaacatggctacctacctgtaacattctcAAGGGTTAGTCAACTCCTCACTCCTAGCTAAATTCCCTCTCTGGGATTGGAGGTGGTGGGAGACTGCTATTGCAGGAGCTTGTTGGCTTCTCAAGACCCATCTTGTTGGTCACTATGAAAGAGGACTGTTGGGCCTCTaacctgacccagcagggctcttattatgtCCAGTGGCTCCTCATACAGATTTCCTTTGAAATGCAAGACAATGTATTCTAGGAAAACACAGGGTTACACAGAGCCGTTGCCTAATCCAGCCTgccttctctcctttccccctctgttCTTCTTAGTTCCGCACCGTGACAGGCAATGAGTATCTCCTGCAATCAGGTAGTGAGGCTGTCAGCCAAGACTGGTTCCAGGCAATCAGAAGGGTCATCCGTAGGCTGGTGAGTCAGGCAAACCAAAAGGCTCTTCCCCCTCTTCAAAGTTAGAAATGCTTGAGGTTTTGTTCAATCTGCATTTGTTTTAATGAACCATTCTCATTTGCACTTCCTGGGACTGAAACATGGATTGAAATGCAGTTATTATTGAAATGCAGTTATTGCAATAGTTTTCAGCTGAAAAAGCAAGTTACCAATATTATATTTTATgttaaaatgtgtacaaaatacattttagaatAAGGCTGTATTAAAATAGTATAAAACTGCGTGTTTTGCGgggaaacacattaaaaatggatttgtgttttttgttttgtttttttaaaaatacagcttgATGTGGAAACAGGGAACTAGGGCCAAACctaataaatcaggcatccccaaacttcggcctccagatgttttggactacaattcccatcatccctgaccattgatcctgttagctagggatcatgggagttgtaggccaaaacatctggagggccgcagtttggggatgcctgtaataaatCTTACTCCATTGAAGATATGACCCATGGTGTCAGAGAAGGATTGGTACATGATAGAAGCAGGCCACCAGGGAAGGCTAATGGCACTACAGCTGgcccctctgccctcctcccgcTTTCCAGACCCAGGGCTTTTAAGGGGCCAGTTGCAAAGCTGAAAGTGTGGTTGAGGAAGACTGGAATTAAATGAAATGCCAATTGGAAGATTATGTGGGTCAGGGTTGCATCACCATGACAAGTCACTGGCCAGCCCAATCTAGGTCTCCCTAGCAATGAAACACCGCATTTTGCATTTGGGATAAATTATGAATTAAATTCATTTGCCTGCTTTGCTCCACCCCTACTGGCTTCATCTGCCTCCCTTCCACACTGCAGGATCAAGAGAATCCTCTGGATGAGCCACTTCTGTATCCACTCTGCCGGTCCAACAGTGCTGAACTTGTGGACCTCAGTGCtgatgatgaggaggagccaGGTGCTCTGAAGAATGAGGCGGAGGCAGGTCTGTGTCAAGCAAATCTGGGTGTGGGGAATGCTAAGTGAGTTTCTTAAATAAAGCTGCCTTGGCCTAGGTAGGGGAGCTGGGACATCTGAGCTTCAGCTACTGTAGCAGCTGCCTTaacttcttctctccccccttctccctgccCATCTCCTAGCACCCTCAAGTCCAGACAGAGCCTACAAGAAGCGGGTCAAGAGCAAGCTGAGGCGGTTCATAGCCAAACGGCCTCCACTGCGGAGTTTGCAGGAAAAAGGACTGATCCGAGGTGACTACCCAAACCCTTTCAGCTTAGGTGGTGTATGAATGATGGACTTTTAGAGGTATTGTAGAATTGGCATCATGATGTACTTGCTCGTAATGCTTCAGATGGGAAACCCTTGAAAAGGCAAAATAATTCCCCATAATCATGACCAGCATGGCTGCAATAGATGGGTGTAAATTTTGGTGTGGCTGTTGTGAACATGAAATGTAGCaggagccaacatggtgccctccagatgcagttCTCTCCtctggatgatacccagctctacctctccttcaaatcagaaccagtaaaggcggtgaagatcctgtgtgagtgtctggagaagGTTGGAGGAttgatggtggctaacagattgaggttgaatcttgacaagacagaagtactgattTTGGGGaacggggcgggcgggtgtgggggactccctggtcctgaacggggtaactgtgcccctgaaggaccaggtgcacaaccTGGacgtcattttggactcacagctgtccatggaggcgcaggtcaattctgtgtccagggcagctgtttatcagctccatctggtgtgcacaggctgagaccctgcctgcccacagactgtctcgccagagtggtgcatgctctagttatttcctgcttggactactgcaatgtgctctacgtggggctacctttgaaggtgacccagaaacaacaactaatccaggatgcggcagctagactggtgactgggagtggtcgccgagcccacataacactggtcctgaaagacatacattgtttcccagtacgtttccgagcacaatttaaagtgttggtgctgacttttaaagcccagTATacctccaccccatcattctgcctggacgctgaggtccaACGCGGAAGGCCTTGTGGCAGTTCCCTTGGcagtgcaagaagtgaggttacagggaaccaggcagagggccttctcggtagtggcgccctccctgtggaacaccctccttaAACAACTAtagtatctgacttttggaaaacACCAGAAGGCagattccctgtttagggaagtttttaatgtttgatgttttatcatgtttttaatatcctgctgggagccgcccagagtgggtggggtattattgaTGTTGTTATTTCCCCAGACCAGGTCTTTGGTTGCCGGCTAGAAGCCTTGTGCCAACGGGAAGGGGGCACCGTCCCACGTTTTGTCCAGCAGTGTGTGGAAGCTGTGGAACAGAGAGGTACGCTGTGCTCACCATTCCTTCTCCATGAGGCATCGCCTGGGCTGGGAATTGGCCCTGACCCTGGTAGTAGCCTCCTGCCTTCACTTTGCCCAGTTCCATTGGGGGTCCATGAGATTTCACAGGAGGGTTTCTCCTCTGCTTTTCAGGACTGGATGTAGATGGAATCTACAGGGTCAGTGGGAACTTGGCCGTTATTCAAAAGCTGAGATTCATAGTTGATCATGGTGAGTAATTACAGTGATAaata
Above is a window of Zootoca vivipara chromosome 2, rZooViv1.1, whole genome shotgun sequence DNA encoding:
- the ARHGAP9 gene encoding rho GTPase-activating protein 9 isoform X2, which codes for MLAGRRLLEGFNLRQSTPSLDNPSGAVMLQALYNYQYKSEDGRQVTIAEGEIFQLMHKANEDWWQVRRLGQPKQKRPIFVPATYMIEVPPGTRTACLENTAQHPGINAEQDGGTAHLEVLSCSLIDLCMEPHTRPFHHVGLMSCHSLPLRSRPSSLGSSHSTCGLSQTGDARQEQSSEEQLLASCAQEMLDDTHLPPHHPVGEKTPIYCNLEEMKQPATMPPSPRSPPLQVLDTWEQHIDSGSLRSYYYKPVTGEKSWKPPRRSQEMRLREAEGHSPSAPVDPPLGETLDKDPDGAKRGELEAGNQGLRTRDKKLSYTKSMVLPETHVPKGSHRRNLSQHSCEAWLEEYPAPSGSANGSPTDSPDLLHMVEKTGQLNKTKIAEGGRKLRKCWASSWLVLAGNSLMFYKDPKMAAAWTPASSRPESSVDLRGARIDWARDLSSKRNVIHFRTVTGNEYLLQSGSEAVSQDWFQAIRRVIRRLDQENPLDEPLLYPLCRSNSAELVDLSADDEEEPGALKNEAEAAPSSPDRAYKKRVKSKLRRFIAKRPPLRSLQEKGLIRDQVFGCRLEALCQREGGTVPRFVQQCVEAVEQRGLDVDGIYRVSGNLAVIQKLRFIVDHERAVTSDGRYVFPEQEEKLRLSDPQWDDVHVVTGALKLFFRELPEPLVPYNLFDEFVACVKSSEPKKEVSKLAGLIQSLPQPNRDTLHYLLEHLRKVMEHSDINRMTTQNIGIVFGPTLLRHERDATSLVEGMVYQNQVVELLLTEFPSIFVAPGAE
- the ARHGAP9 gene encoding rho GTPase-activating protein 9 isoform X1 — translated: MLAGRRLLEGFNLRQSTPSLDNPSGAVMLQALYNYQYKSEDGRQVTIAEGEIFQLMHKANEDWWQVRRLGQPKQKRPIFVPATYMIEVPPGTRTACLENTAQHPGINAEQDGGTAHLEVLSCSLIDLCMEPHTRPFHHVGLMSCHSLPLRSRPSSLGSSHSTCGLSQTGDARQEQSSEEQLLASCAQEMLDDTHLPPHHPVGEKTPIYCNLEEMKQPATMPPSPRSPPLQVLDTWEQHIDSGSLRSYYYKPVTGEKSWKPPRRSQEMRLREAEGHSPSAPVDPPLGETLDKDPDGAKRGELEAGNQGLRTRDKKLSYTKSMVLPETHVPKGSHRRNLSQHSCEAWLEEYPAPSGSANGSPTDSPDLLHMVEKTGQLNKTKIAEGGRKLRFIPIDSHPASRTPTPRRKCWASSWLVLAGNSLMFYKDPKMAAAWTPASSRPESSVDLRGARIDWARDLSSKRNVIHFRTVTGNEYLLQSGSEAVSQDWFQAIRRVIRRLDQENPLDEPLLYPLCRSNSAELVDLSADDEEEPGALKNEAEAAPSSPDRAYKKRVKSKLRRFIAKRPPLRSLQEKGLIRDQVFGCRLEALCQREGGTVPRFVQQCVEAVEQRGLDVDGIYRVSGNLAVIQKLRFIVDHERAVTSDGRYVFPEQEEKLRLSDPQWDDVHVVTGALKLFFRELPEPLVPYNLFDEFVACVKSSEPKKEVSKLAGLIQSLPQPNRDTLHYLLEHLRKVMEHSDINRMTTQNIGIVFGPTLLRHERDATSLVEGMVYQNQVVELLLTEFPSIFVAPGAE